Proteins co-encoded in one Gemmatimonadota bacterium genomic window:
- the nrfD gene encoding polysulfide reductase NrfD has protein sequence MLSRPGKGWWRLFAIAATGVLVFLGSWGYQIYEGIGVSGLNSPVGWGVYITTFVFWVGIAHSGTLISAILFLFRAPWRQSIYRAAEAMTVFAVMTAGLFPLIHVGRVWHAYWLIPYPNSRFLWPNFKSPLVWDVFAVTTYFTVSAVFFFLGTIPDLAAARDKARGLRRRFYRVISLGWQGTDRQWHHFGKAYIFLAALATPLVLSVHSVVSWDFAMSIVPGWHATIFAPYFVAGAIFSGVAMVITLVVPLRKVFGLEAYLTVRHFDMMARLCLLTSLIVLYAYLSEFFMAWYSGEEIERTAFWNRLFGDYWWASWTMLTCNGLVPIMLWFRRVRHSIPALFVISIFINIGMWFERYVIVVTSLHHEYEPFAWGIYQPSIVEIGILLGSFCWFGFWFLLFTRLLPPVAIQELKEVIPPAFKGRRSSPVGSGAVAAPGVASPAGKEVTL, from the coding sequence ATGCTCTCCCGGCCCGGCAAGGGCTGGTGGAGGCTTTTTGCCATCGCCGCGACCGGGGTCCTGGTCTTCCTCGGCTCGTGGGGATATCAGATATACGAGGGGATCGGCGTTTCGGGGCTGAACTCGCCGGTGGGCTGGGGCGTGTACATCACGACCTTCGTCTTCTGGGTGGGTATCGCCCACTCGGGTACTCTCATCTCGGCGATCCTCTTCCTATTCCGCGCCCCGTGGCGTCAGTCCATCTACCGCGCGGCGGAGGCGATGACGGTCTTCGCGGTCATGACGGCAGGTCTCTTCCCGCTCATCCACGTGGGGCGGGTCTGGCACGCCTATTGGCTGATCCCGTATCCGAACTCGCGCTTCCTGTGGCCCAACTTCAAGTCGCCCCTGGTCTGGGACGTCTTCGCGGTCACGACGTACTTCACCGTTTCGGCGGTCTTCTTCTTCCTGGGTACCATCCCCGACCTTGCCGCCGCGAGAGACAAGGCGCGCGGTCTGCGCAGGAGGTTCTACCGGGTCATCTCGCTGGGCTGGCAGGGCACCGACCGGCAGTGGCACCACTTCGGCAAGGCCTACATCTTCCTGGCCGCTCTCGCGACGCCGCTGGTGCTTTCGGTCCACTCCGTGGTCTCGTGGGATTTCGCCATGTCGATCGTCCCGGGCTGGCATGCGACCATCTTCGCGCCCTACTTCGTGGCCGGCGCCATCTTCTCCGGCGTGGCCATGGTCATCACGCTGGTGGTTCCGCTGCGCAAGGTCTTCGGGCTCGAGGCCTACCTGACGGTCCGCCACTTCGACATGATGGCGCGGCTCTGCCTGCTCACCTCTCTCATCGTGCTCTACGCCTACCTCTCGGAGTTCTTCATGGCGTGGTACAGCGGAGAGGAGATCGAGCGCACCGCGTTCTGGAACCGCCTATTCGGCGATTACTGGTGGGCTTCGTGGACCATGCTCACCTGCAACGGACTCGTCCCGATCATGCTTTGGTTCAGGCGGGTTCGCCACTCGATACCGGCGCTCTTCGTGATCTCGATCTTCATCAACATCGGGATGTGGTTCGAGCGCTACGTCATCGTGGTCACCTCGCTGCACCACGAGTACGAGCCCTTCGCGTGGGGCATCTACCAACCCTCGATCGTGGAGATCGGGATCCTGCTTGGCTCGTTCTGCTGGTTCGGGTTCTGGTTCCTGCTCTTCACCCGTCTGCTACCGCCGGTGGCCATCCAGGAGCTGAAGGAGGTCATTCCGCCCGCCTTCAAGGGGAGGAGATCGTCTCCCGTAGGCTCCGGAGCCGTCGCGGCGCCCGGCGTGGCCTCACCCGCGGGCAAGGAGGTGACCCTGTGA
- a CDS encoding DUF3341 domain-containing protein: MSARRALLASYEYLDSTVNAIRRLRKAKFAVKAYSPYPEHHIEDALGYGQSPVRVWTLVGALTGTAAGFGISIFTSVDWPLVVGGKPIVSIPAFVVIGFELTVLFGALSTVIGLFVLSRMPNLRPPVIYDPEFTAGRYGVYVEAPPGRFEEARRILEDEEPAELREGEDAAEGEADHD, encoded by the coding sequence GTGAGCGCGCGACGAGCACTGCTTGCCTCCTACGAATACCTCGACTCGACCGTCAACGCCATCCGACGTCTGCGCAAGGCCAAGTTCGCGGTGAAGGCGTACAGCCCCTATCCCGAGCATCACATCGAGGACGCACTCGGCTACGGGCAGAGTCCCGTGCGGGTGTGGACCCTGGTAGGAGCGCTCACCGGCACCGCCGCCGGCTTCGGCATCTCGATCTTCACCTCCGTCGACTGGCCGCTCGTGGTGGGCGGGAAGCCGATCGTGTCGATCCCGGCGTTCGTAGTGATCGGCTTCGAGCTCACCGTGCTCTTCGGAGCTCTCTCCACCGTCATCGGTCTCTTCGTGCTCTCGCGGATGCCGAACCTGCGGCCCCCGGTCATCTACGACCCCGAGTTCACCGCCGGACGCTACGGCGTCTACGTGGAGGCGCCGCCAGGGCGTTTCGAGGAGGCGCGCCGCATTTTGGAGGACGAAGAGCCGGCGGAGCTGAGGGAGGGCGAAGATGCCGCTGAAGGGGAGGCCGACCATGACTAG
- a CDS encoding cytochrome c, which produces MTRAAGAWRMLVVAGLALVAASGCKPLDDAMVAVFGRSMRDQRSFDPYENTRGVPDNSVAFASGNYPVAPGDVNLGQAEGADVPPFTQLDLGVPGVGGEAIQGLVNPIDPDDPDDLARGEEIYLRFCVVCHGPDGVGANAYIADKHLVLPAYNISGSGVAGYSDQYIYAIVRVGRAGMPEYGSRITHFDRWRVVNYVRRLQREAGNLPEPGDQGEAGN; this is translated from the coding sequence ATGACTAGGGCCGCCGGAGCATGGAGGATGCTGGTAGTAGCCGGGCTCGCGCTCGTCGCGGCGTCCGGCTGCAAGCCGCTCGACGACGCCATGGTGGCGGTCTTCGGTCGGAGCATGCGCGACCAGCGCTCCTTCGATCCTTACGAGAACACTCGGGGAGTCCCCGACAATTCGGTGGCTTTCGCCTCCGGCAACTACCCCGTCGCTCCCGGCGACGTGAACCTGGGCCAGGCCGAAGGCGCCGACGTTCCGCCATTCACGCAGCTCGACCTGGGCGTGCCCGGAGTGGGCGGCGAGGCGATCCAGGGGCTCGTGAACCCGATCGACCCCGACGACCCGGACGACCTGGCGCGGGGCGAGGAAATTTACCTGCGCTTCTGCGTCGTGTGCCACGGTCCGGACGGGGTGGGCGCGAACGCCTACATCGCCGACAAGCACCTCGTGCTGCCCGCCTACAACATCTCGGGATCCGGCGTCGCCGGCTACAGCGACCAGTACATTTACGCCATCGTGAGGGTGGGACGAGCGGGGATGCCGGAATACGGTAGCAGGATCACCCATTTCGATCGCTGGCGCGTGGTGAACTACGTGCGCAGGCTCCAGCGCGAGGCCGGAAATCTTCCGGAGCCCGGGGACCAGGGCGAGGCAGGCAACTGA
- a CDS encoding serine hydrolase has protein sequence MIATIVGVLSVATLAGQGCSSDTLESERLDRFRAAEREVAAWIERGELAGAVLLARHHPDPPGPWSRRERLPLEMSSALGHASAFRFDGGRLDEPVPMTAGTIFDLASITKVAATTMSTMALVDRGLVDLDAPVADHLPDFTGGGRERITARHLLTHRSGLAPWWPVYYHAEDPDAAYAFVHRHPLVGIPGAERRYSDLGFMLLGRLVETVSGKPLDRFAFEELYRPLGLRATGFRPLDRGSASQPNDTRIRPSPADDRPPSAETARSLPVFAATSRGNPFERRMVHDAAFGYRIDLDPLAWNGWREYTLVGEVNDGNGFHAFGGVAGHAGLFSTAGELATLVGLMLTAGRYRDRRFFGSETVREFLEDTGEGQALGWQLPDYAPPASFGHTGFTGTLVLAVPARRMVIVLLTNRQHAGVGADGRYPDIGPLQRKVVEILTETAG, from the coding sequence ATGATCGCCACGATCGTCGGAGTCCTGTCGGTCGCGACCCTTGCCGGCCAGGGATGTTCGTCCGATACGCTCGAATCCGAACGACTTGACCGATTCCGGGCGGCCGAACGCGAGGTGGCGGCGTGGATCGAGCGGGGGGAACTGGCGGGCGCGGTGCTGCTGGCTCGACATCATCCCGACCCCCCGGGACCGTGGTCGCGGCGCGAGCGGCTTCCCTTGGAAATGTCGTCTGCCCTCGGCCACGCCAGCGCGTTCCGTTTCGACGGCGGCAGGTTGGACGAACCGGTGCCCATGACCGCCGGGACGATCTTCGACCTCGCCTCGATCACCAAGGTCGCGGCCACCACGATGAGCACGATGGCTCTTGTGGATCGGGGGCTGGTCGATCTCGACGCCCCGGTCGCCGACCACCTGCCCGACTTCACCGGCGGGGGCAGGGAGCGGATCACCGCTCGACACCTGCTCACCCACCGCTCCGGGCTCGCGCCCTGGTGGCCGGTCTACTACCACGCCGAAGACCCCGACGCCGCCTACGCCTTCGTGCATCGTCACCCGCTCGTCGGAATCCCGGGAGCGGAGCGCCGCTACTCCGACCTCGGCTTCATGCTGCTCGGCAGGCTGGTCGAGACGGTTAGCGGCAAGCCCCTCGACCGATTCGCCTTCGAGGAGCTATACCGCCCGCTCGGACTCCGGGCCACCGGCTTCCGGCCGCTCGACCGGGGGTCCGCTTCACAGCCGAACGACACCCGCATCCGACCGTCACCGGCCGACGATCGGCCGCCATCCGCCGAGACGGCACGTTCGCTCCCCGTCTTCGCCGCAACCTCCCGCGGCAATCCCTTCGAGCGGCGCATGGTGCACGACGCGGCCTTCGGATACCGGATCGATCTCGATCCGCTGGCCTGGAACGGGTGGAGGGAATACACCCTCGTGGGCGAAGTCAACGACGGCAACGGTTTCCACGCTTTCGGCGGCGTCGCCGGACACGCCGGACTCTTCTCCACCGCCGGCGAGCTCGCGACACTCGTAGGCCTCATGCTGACAGCAGGGCGCTACCGCGACCGGCGGTTCTTCGGCTCGGAGACCGTGCGCGAGTTCCTCGAAGACACCGGCGAAGGGCAGGCGCTGGGCTGGCAACTCCCGGACTACGCCCCGCCCGCCAGCTTCGGGCACACCGGATTCACCGGCACTCTGGTTTTGGCCGTGCCCGCTCGCCGGATGGTGATCGTGCTCCTGACCAACCGGCAGCATGCGGGGGTGGGCGCCGACGGGCGTTATCCCGACATCGGTCCGCTGCAGAGGAAGGTGGTCGAGATTCTGACGGAAACCGCAGGGTAA
- a CDS encoding inositol monophosphatase family protein: MTNAGIRLVGELLEVAEELSKEAGRLTLLHFGLALDFENKSDGSPVTEVDRAAERLLRRGISSRYPAHGILGEEFGESDPGAEVRWILDPIDGTLSFMRGVPLYGVLIGIEMEGEAVVGIAHFPALGETVAAGRGLGCTLNGKPCRVSEVAELAEAVVCTTDEKANAAGRAAVGWTELRTRCGLARTWGDAYGHALVATGRADVQVDPRLHLWDAAPLLPILTEAGGRFTTLEGEATIRGDSGVSSNGLLHDEVLDVLGSV, encoded by the coding sequence ATGACGAATGCCGGGATTCGGCTCGTGGGCGAGTTGCTCGAGGTCGCCGAAGAGCTGTCCAAGGAGGCCGGGCGGCTTACGCTCCTTCACTTCGGCCTCGCGCTCGACTTCGAGAACAAGTCGGACGGATCGCCCGTCACCGAAGTGGACCGCGCTGCGGAGCGGCTTCTCCGACGCGGCATCTCCTCTCGCTACCCGGCGCACGGAATTTTGGGCGAGGAGTTCGGAGAATCCGACCCGGGGGCGGAGGTTCGCTGGATACTCGACCCCATCGACGGCACCCTCTCGTTCATGCGCGGCGTTCCGCTCTACGGAGTGCTGATCGGAATCGAAATGGAAGGCGAAGCCGTCGTCGGAATAGCCCACTTTCCGGCGCTCGGCGAGACCGTGGCCGCAGGCCGCGGACTGGGCTGCACCTTGAACGGGAAGCCGTGTCGGGTCTCCGAAGTGGCCGAACTCGCCGAAGCGGTCGTTTGCACCACGGACGAAAAAGCGAACGCCGCAGGCCGAGCCGCAGTGGGCTGGACCGAACTCAGAACGCGCTGCGGGCTCGCCCGCACCTGGGGCGACGCCTACGGCCACGCGCTGGTTGCGACCGGCAGGGCCGATGTTCAGGTCGATCCGCGCCTCCATCTCTGGGACGCCGCTCCCCTGCTGCCCATTCTGACCGAGGCAGGCGGGCGCTTCACCACGCTCGAAGGAGAAGCCACCATCCGCGGTGACTCGGGAGTCAGCTCGAACGGCCTCCTCCACGACGAGGTTCTGGACGTGCTGGGGAGCGTTTAG
- a CDS encoding RNA methyltransferase, with the protein MTRREPAALDNLVVVLDHPKRLVNIAGVVRAMMNFGVGSLRLVEPDSFDPHRVEGIAHRSETLVAAATMHSSLAEALADCVWVLGSTARPRTEGRNYLRPRAAAHRLVKALEPDVHGGGHDAGARVAIVFGREDRGLTNQDLDLCHATVVVPTSPERPSLNLAQAVLLLLYEVFLAARAPRPPLVEGRRAERPPTHEEMEATYAALEQGLASIDFFKARRPSAIMRTLRTVIGRARPDLREARLLAAIGHEVRHVVNRRVDGSRPGASHADGIESPSP; encoded by the coding sequence GTGACGCGCCGAGAACCGGCCGCGTTGGACAACCTCGTCGTGGTGCTCGATCATCCGAAGCGCCTCGTCAACATCGCGGGTGTGGTTCGGGCGATGATGAACTTCGGAGTCGGCTCCCTCAGATTGGTCGAGCCGGACTCCTTCGACCCGCATCGCGTCGAGGGGATCGCGCACAGGAGCGAAACTCTGGTCGCCGCCGCCACGATGCACTCGAGCCTTGCGGAAGCTCTGGCCGATTGCGTCTGGGTGCTGGGATCGACCGCGCGACCCCGGACCGAAGGTCGCAACTACCTGCGCCCGCGAGCTGCCGCGCACCGCTTGGTGAAAGCGCTGGAACCGGACGTTCATGGCGGGGGGCACGACGCTGGAGCCCGGGTCGCGATCGTGTTCGGAAGGGAAGACCGCGGGCTCACCAACCAGGATCTCGATCTCTGCCACGCGACCGTGGTCGTCCCCACAAGCCCGGAGCGCCCGTCGCTCAACCTGGCACAGGCGGTGCTGCTTCTGCTTTACGAAGTGTTCCTGGCCGCTCGCGCACCCAGACCCCCGCTCGTCGAGGGCAGGAGAGCCGAAAGACCCCCGACCCACGAGGAGATGGAGGCGACATACGCGGCGCTCGAACAAGGACTGGCGAGCATCGACTTCTTCAAGGCGAGAAGACCGAGCGCGATCATGCGCACCCTCCGCACCGTAATCGGACGGGCACGACCGGATCTCCGCGAAGCGCGACTCCTGGCGGCCATCGGACACGAGGTCCGTCACGTCGTGAACCGGCGGGTCGACGGGAGTCGGCCGGGCGCGAGTCACGCCGACGGTATCGAGAGTCCTAGTCCATGA
- a CDS encoding twin-arginine translocase TatA/TatE family subunit: MSGGDVLEPHLAITFGPLEIGIVLAILILFFGAKKLPLLARGLGTGIRNFKGALTAPQDDAEPEITEVEHGPK; the protein is encoded by the coding sequence ATGTCCGGAGGCGACGTTCTGGAACCGCACCTGGCGATCACCTTCGGTCCCCTGGAGATCGGGATCGTCCTCGCCATCCTCATACTGTTCTTCGGCGCGAAGAAGCTACCCTTGCTCGCCCGGGGTCTGGGTACGGGAATCCGCAACTTCAAGGGGGCGCTCACCGCACCGCAGGACGACGCCGAGCCCGAGATCACGGAGGTCGAACACGGACCGAAGTGA
- a CDS encoding acyl-CoA dehydrogenase: MFRDAVRGFVETEIAPRVDEMERAGRIPPDVIEQLFGMGLMGVEIPVEMGGAGASFFTTVLVVEELSRVDPSVGVFVDVQNTLVASAIMRWGSEEQCAWLLPRLAADTVGAYSLSEAGSGSDAFALRCRAVKDGGDWVLNGRKMWITNGGEASFFIVFATVDPGAGYKGITAFLVERDASGVTVGKHEDKLGIRASSTTELVIEDVRVSGARVLGEVGRGYQVAIETLNEGRIGIGAQMVGLAQGALDHTGRYVKEREQFGRPVADFQAVQFQVAEMATEIEAARLLVYNAARLKDSGRPYRIESAMAKLKSSEVAQSVASICVDLHGGYGFSKEYPVEKLYRDAKIGTIYEGTSNMQKQTIARAILG; encoded by the coding sequence ATGTTCCGCGACGCCGTTCGAGGTTTCGTCGAGACCGAGATCGCGCCTCGCGTCGACGAGATGGAACGAGCGGGCAGGATACCGCCCGACGTTATCGAGCAATTGTTCGGGATGGGGCTGATGGGTGTCGAGATTCCGGTGGAGATGGGAGGTGCGGGAGCGAGCTTCTTCACCACGGTCCTCGTGGTCGAGGAGCTTTCGCGCGTGGATCCGTCGGTCGGGGTCTTCGTGGATGTCCAGAACACGCTGGTCGCGAGCGCGATCATGCGCTGGGGGAGCGAGGAGCAATGCGCCTGGTTGTTGCCGCGACTGGCCGCTGACACCGTAGGAGCCTATTCGCTCTCTGAGGCCGGAAGCGGCTCCGACGCCTTCGCGCTGCGCTGCCGCGCCGTTAAGGACGGTGGCGACTGGGTGCTGAACGGGCGCAAGATGTGGATCACCAACGGTGGAGAGGCGTCCTTCTTCATCGTTTTCGCCACGGTGGATCCGGGGGCCGGCTACAAGGGCATCACCGCGTTCCTCGTCGAGCGCGATGCATCCGGGGTCACGGTGGGCAAGCACGAGGACAAGCTCGGCATCCGGGCGTCTTCGACCACCGAGCTCGTTATCGAGGATGTTCGGGTATCGGGAGCAAGAGTGCTCGGAGAGGTCGGTCGAGGCTACCAGGTCGCCATCGAGACTCTCAACGAAGGGCGGATCGGGATCGGAGCTCAGATGGTCGGTCTGGCGCAGGGCGCGCTCGATCACACCGGGCGCTACGTCAAGGAACGGGAGCAGTTCGGACGCCCGGTAGCCGACTTCCAGGCCGTGCAGTTCCAGGTGGCCGAGATGGCTACGGAGATAGAGGCGGCGCGCCTTCTCGTCTATAACGCGGCCCGGCTCAAGGATTCGGGGCGACCCTATCGCATCGAGAGCGCGATGGCCAAATTGAAATCGTCCGAGGTTGCCCAGAGCGTGGCGTCCATCTGCGTGGACCTTCACGGAGGTTACGGGTTCTCCAAGGAATATCCGGTCGAAAAGCTCTATCGGGATGCCAAGATCGGCACCATCTACGAAGGAACGTCGAATATGCAGAAGCAGACCATAGCCAGAGCGATTCTCGGATGA
- a CDS encoding GLPGLI family protein has product MKVPAFSSVLTAIAVAALGVSPAVAQTSGEITYTHTVKLEFDLPPEMAAFRDRMPESRERTMLVRFTGEASNTTLERGRGRGGPAAGRVEFRRRGGGGDIVVRGSDRRVNIELGALEAMRGGGPAGGGAANMGVVLNTFRSFETGEIIETRDLLGRKFRIPAEAADIDWRMTAEQAIHEGHMVIKATADVDGSVVEAWFTPEIPVQGGPGAYGGLPGMILVLNIDEGREQYFATEIKLGEVAEGSVTPPEDGEEMSLEDFTKIAEEKAEELRSTRRRGRG; this is encoded by the coding sequence ATGAAAGTACCGGCCTTCTCTTCAGTTCTTACGGCAATCGCCGTCGCGGCTCTCGGCGTCTCCCCCGCGGTCGCTCAGACATCGGGTGAGATCACTTACACGCACACCGTCAAGCTGGAGTTCGATCTTCCTCCCGAGATGGCGGCGTTCAGGGACAGGATGCCCGAGTCGCGGGAACGGACGATGCTCGTGCGCTTCACCGGCGAAGCGTCGAACACGACCTTGGAACGCGGCCGAGGGCGCGGCGGTCCCGCCGCAGGCAGGGTGGAGTTTCGCCGCAGAGGCGGAGGAGGAGATATCGTCGTCCGCGGAAGCGACCGCAGGGTCAACATCGAACTCGGCGCCCTCGAGGCGATGCGCGGGGGCGGTCCGGCAGGAGGAGGGGCGGCCAACATGGGCGTGGTGTTGAACACCTTCCGGAGCTTCGAGACCGGCGAGATTATCGAGACCCGCGACCTGCTCGGGCGTAAGTTCCGGATTCCCGCCGAAGCTGCGGACATCGACTGGCGCATGACCGCCGAGCAGGCGATACACGAGGGGCACATGGTGATAAAGGCGACGGCCGATGTCGACGGCTCCGTCGTCGAGGCCTGGTTCACCCCCGAGATTCCCGTCCAAGGCGGGCCTGGGGCTTACGGGGGGCTCCCGGGCATGATCCTCGTCCTCAACATCGATGAAGGGCGCGAGCAGTACTTCGCGACCGAGATCAAGCTGGGCGAGGTGGCTGAAGGATCGGTAACGCCACCTGAGGACGGCGAAGAGATGTCGCTGGAGGATTTCACGAAGATCGCTGAAGAGAAAGCCGAAGAACTAAGGAGCACAAGGCGTCGGGGGCGTGGATAG